The proteins below come from a single Necator americanus strain Aroian chromosome V, whole genome shotgun sequence genomic window:
- a CDS encoding hypothetical protein (NECATOR_CHRV.G20837.T1), with translation MVRINIEAKSNAGSMDLPYLREHGRLDARFASAGGGEGANREPKETLYLLWDAEEFSEGLVSAVPGWAHNAFLSHTSVQPKASNQVTGKYNRGGLESPPLHLKSNKSVLVNE, from the coding sequence ATGGTTAGAATAAATATAGAAGCCAAGTCTAATGCTGGATCCATGGATCTCCCTTATTTGAGGGAACACGGCCGGTTAGACGCGAGGTTCGCGTCTGCAGGTGGTGGGGAGGGGGCAAATCGCGAACCAAAAGAGACCTTGTACCTGCTCTGGGACGCAGAAGAATTCAGCGAAGGacttgtttctgctgtgccaggatgGGCTCATAATGCTTTTTTATCCCACACGTCGGTCCAGCCAAAAGCcagcaatcaagtgactgggaagTACAAcagaggcggtttggagtcgcctccgtTGCACCTCAAATCGAACAAGTCAGTATTAGTCAACGAATAA